One Acidiferrobacter thiooxydans DNA window includes the following coding sequences:
- a CDS encoding NUDIX hydrolase: MHFCCHCGGGLTRRVPEGDTRPRDVCDHCLAIHYENPKIVAGCLVSWEGRVLLCRRAIEPRRGFWTLPAGFMENEETTREAAVRETWEEARARVDIDGLYTLFNLPQISQVYLLFRAHLRDAQFGPGPESLEVALFDEADIPWDELAFPVVRETLRLYFGDSRSGRYPFRSGDLLRAADGSDYRVRLLEIS, translated from the coding sequence CGTCCGCGCGATGTCTGCGATCATTGTTTGGCCATCCACTACGAGAACCCGAAGATCGTGGCCGGCTGCCTGGTGTCGTGGGAGGGCCGAGTGCTGCTCTGCCGGCGCGCCATCGAGCCCCGCCGCGGGTTTTGGACCCTGCCGGCAGGCTTTATGGAAAACGAGGAAACGACCCGCGAGGCGGCGGTGCGCGAGACCTGGGAGGAGGCCCGTGCGCGCGTGGACATCGATGGCCTCTACACCCTGTTCAATCTCCCGCAGATCAGTCAGGTCTACCTGCTGTTTCGTGCGCATCTGCGCGATGCCCAATTCGGACCGGGCCCCGAGAGCCTCGAGGTGGCGCTCTTCGACGAGGCCGACATCCCCTGGGATGAACTGGCATTTCCCGTGGTTCGGGAGACCTTGCGGCTGTACTTCGGGGATAGCCGCAGCGGCCGGTATCCCTTCCGTTCCGGCGACCTGCTGCGCGCCGCCGACGGCAGCGATTACCGCGTCCGCCTTCTCGAGATCTCTTGA
- a CDS encoding superoxide dismutase, producing the protein MEKYVLPDLDYDYGALEPHISAKIMELHHSKHHLAYVNGANQALEGLKEAQETKNFARVAALEHALAFNLSGHILHSLFWKNLSPNGGGKPEGELARAIDRDFGSFEGLKGQFVNAAMTTMGSGWAVLAWDPAGQRLITTEIHDHQSEMTPGAVPLMVLDAWEHAYYLQYQNDKAKFFEAVWNVWNWKDIGERYNKAKAAEVGIASAATSKKGAAR; encoded by the coding sequence TTGGAAAAATACGTATTGCCCGATCTTGATTACGATTACGGCGCCTTGGAGCCGCACATCTCCGCGAAAATCATGGAGTTGCATCACAGTAAGCACCATCTCGCCTATGTAAACGGTGCCAATCAGGCGCTCGAAGGACTGAAGGAGGCGCAGGAAACCAAGAATTTCGCGCGCGTGGCGGCCCTGGAACATGCCCTGGCCTTCAACCTTTCGGGGCATATCCTGCACTCGCTTTTCTGGAAGAACCTCTCACCCAATGGCGGCGGCAAGCCCGAAGGGGAGTTGGCGCGCGCCATCGATCGCGACTTCGGGTCCTTCGAAGGCCTGAAGGGCCAGTTTGTGAACGCCGCCATGACCACCATGGGGTCGGGCTGGGCGGTTCTGGCGTGGGACCCGGCCGGGCAGCGCCTCATCACCACCGAGATCCACGACCACCAGTCTGAAATGACGCCGGGCGCGGTGCCGCTTATGGTCCTAGATGCCTGGGAACATGCTTATTATCTGCAATATCAAAACGATAAGGCCAAGTTCTTCGAGGCGGTATGGAACGTCTGGAACTGGAAGGATATTGGCGAACGTTACAACAAGGCGAAGGCCGCGGAGGTCGGCATTGCCTCCGCCGCCACTTCCAAGAAGGGCGCCGCCCGCTAA
- a CDS encoding FKBP-type peptidyl-prolyl cis-trans isomerase: MHKRYAALAAIGCLLAAPVMAKGLSPQAQLSYSLGYQFGENLRNNGIPVEPDIFTRAISDALKGAKPLLPPAQMASVVAKFQKQMQAHNIAMLKALGAREQAAGRAFRAKYAKKPGVKILPGGVEYKVLTEGHGPRPTLQDTIKADYWGRFINGRLFATNQKTGKPAVFPLNGLIAGLKEALVLMPVGSTWQIVVPGHLAYGPQGRPAIPPNTTLVFTMHLLGIVK, from the coding sequence ATGCATAAGAGGTACGCCGCGTTGGCGGCTATAGGCTGCCTGTTGGCGGCCCCCGTCATGGCCAAAGGCCTCTCGCCCCAGGCGCAGTTGAGTTACAGCCTTGGCTATCAGTTTGGCGAGAACCTGCGCAATAACGGCATCCCCGTCGAGCCCGATATCTTCACGCGCGCCATAAGCGATGCCCTGAAGGGCGCGAAGCCGCTTTTGCCACCGGCGCAGATGGCGTCGGTGGTGGCCAAGTTTCAAAAACAGATGCAGGCCCACAATATCGCGATGTTGAAGGCCCTGGGCGCGCGCGAGCAGGCCGCGGGCCGGGCGTTCCGTGCCAAGTATGCGAAGAAGCCGGGCGTGAAAATCCTGCCGGGCGGCGTCGAGTATAAGGTTCTGACCGAGGGGCACGGGCCGCGGCCGACCTTGCAGGATACGATCAAGGCCGACTATTGGGGGCGCTTCATCAATGGCCGGCTGTTTGCGACGAATCAGAAGACCGGCAAGCCGGCGGTGTTTCCGCTAAACGGTCTTATCGCCGGCCTGAAGGAGGCCTTGGTGCTGATGCCCGTGGGGTCCACCTGGCAGATCGTGGTCCCGGGCCATCTGGCCTATGGGCCGCAAGGGCGTCCGGCTATCCCGCCCAATACTACCCTGGTGTTCACCATGCACCTCCTGGGTATTGTGAAGTAG
- a CDS encoding cold-shock protein — MQMGTVKWFNEAKGFGFIAPQDGSPDVFVHYSAIKGDGFRNLSEGQVVEFESTRSQKGMQATHVRPMR, encoded by the coding sequence ATGCAAATGGGAACAGTGAAGTGGTTCAACGAGGCCAAGGGCTTCGGTTTCATAGCACCCCAGGACGGCAGCCCGGATGTGTTCGTGCATTATTCCGCCATCAAGGGCGACGGGTTTCGGAATCTGTCTGAAGGCCAGGTGGTCGAGTTCGAAAGCACTCGAAGCCAGAAGGGGATGCAGGCAACTCACGTGCGGCCGATGCGCTAG
- a CDS encoding OsmC family protein gives MAQDGLVVDIAQVEDFRFTVHFAQGDLMTDEPPPTGTGSGPQPTELLAAAVANCLMASLLFCLNKSHTETGPLRARAQGHTGRDASGRLRITGIDVTLIAPGATPRCLSLFENYCTVTQSVRAGIPINVAVTDEQGRVIHEGRMPSPNPS, from the coding sequence ATGGCGCAGGACGGATTGGTTGTGGACATCGCGCAGGTCGAGGATTTCCGATTCACAGTGCACTTCGCGCAAGGCGACCTGATGACCGACGAGCCGCCACCCACGGGCACCGGCAGCGGGCCCCAACCGACCGAACTTCTGGCGGCCGCGGTCGCCAATTGCTTGATGGCAAGCCTACTCTTTTGTCTGAATAAATCCCATACCGAAACCGGGCCGCTCAGGGCCCGTGCCCAGGGGCACACCGGGCGCGATGCCTCCGGCCGGTTGCGGATCACCGGCATCGACGTGACGCTGATCGCCCCGGGCGCGACCCCAAGATGCCTGAGCCTCTTCGAAAACTACTGCACAGTCACCCAAAGCGTCAGGGCCGGCATTCCGATCAACGTGGCGGTCACCGACGAACAGGGTCGGGTGATACACGAAGGCCGGATGCCCTCGCCGAATCCTTCCTAA
- a CDS encoding FAD-linked oxidase C-terminal domain-containing protein produces MNEIAESNRCPWPAAFMRRLKRILPGDGLLQKSSDVTVYECDGLPVYRARPLAVALPRSVTEVGQVLALCAEYDVPVVARGAGTGLSGGALPHPEGIVLGLARLDRIVAIDPDNRMARVEPGVRNLAISEAARSFGLFYAPDPSSQIACTIGGNVAENAGGVHCLKYGLTTHNILALKFFTADGTLHEIGGPTAEAPLDLCALLTGSEGLLGVVVEITVRLWPRPPTTVTWLAAFRSLEDAAASVSQVISEGIVPAGLELMDGLALSAAQDYTGIRYPEGSAAVVLAEVDGDDLAVVLDGERLRAIFAAHGAFALQQASHDEDRRRLWLGRKSAFPAVGRLAPDYYCMDGTIPRRSLVPVLAEIAALSHRYGRPVANVFHAGDGNLHPLILYDAAIPGQLEQVEALGAEILRLCLRHGGTISGEHGVGVEKLDGMCAQFSAAELAVFHALKSAFDPHHLLNPGKAVPTPARCVEPGGMHVHGGRLPFSRLERF; encoded by the coding sequence ATGAACGAAATTGCAGAGTCCAACCGGTGTCCGTGGCCCGCGGCCTTCATGCGACGCCTGAAGCGTATCTTGCCTGGCGACGGTCTTCTCCAAAAATCCTCGGATGTGACGGTGTACGAGTGCGACGGCCTGCCGGTCTACCGGGCGCGGCCGTTGGCGGTGGCGTTGCCGCGGAGCGTGACTGAGGTTGGGCAGGTGTTGGCCTTGTGTGCGGAGTATGATGTCCCGGTCGTGGCGCGCGGCGCCGGTACCGGCCTGTCCGGGGGCGCGCTTCCTCACCCGGAAGGGATCGTTCTCGGGCTTGCGCGCCTCGATCGCATCGTGGCGATAGACCCGGACAACCGCATGGCGCGTGTGGAGCCTGGGGTCCGCAATCTGGCGATCTCCGAGGCCGCGCGGTCCTTCGGCCTTTTTTATGCCCCGGATCCGTCCTCGCAGATCGCCTGCACGATCGGCGGCAATGTCGCCGAGAACGCCGGCGGGGTGCACTGCCTCAAATATGGCCTCACCACGCACAATATTCTCGCCCTCAAGTTTTTTACCGCAGACGGCACCCTTCACGAGATCGGCGGTCCGACCGCCGAGGCCCCCCTGGATCTGTGCGCCTTGTTGACGGGCTCCGAGGGCTTGCTGGGGGTGGTGGTCGAGATCACGGTGCGGCTATGGCCCCGGCCGCCGACGACCGTGACGTGGCTCGCCGCGTTCCGGTCACTCGAGGATGCCGCGGCGAGCGTGAGCCAGGTGATCTCGGAGGGGATCGTTCCGGCGGGACTTGAGCTCATGGACGGTCTCGCGCTGTCGGCCGCTCAGGACTATACCGGCATCCGTTATCCCGAGGGGTCGGCGGCGGTGGTGCTGGCGGAGGTCGATGGTGACGATCTGGCGGTGGTCCTGGACGGGGAGCGGTTACGCGCGATCTTCGCCGCCCACGGGGCGTTCGCCCTGCAGCAGGCGTCGCATGACGAGGACCGGCGCCGGTTGTGGCTGGGCCGTAAGTCGGCATTCCCCGCGGTGGGACGGCTGGCGCCCGATTACTACTGCATGGATGGCACCATCCCGCGTCGGTCCCTGGTACCGGTGTTGGCCGAGATTGCGGCGCTCTCGCACCGTTACGGACGACCGGTCGCGAACGTCTTCCATGCGGGTGACGGGAATCTCCATCCGTTGATCCTGTACGACGCGGCGATCCCGGGACAACTCGAGCAGGTCGAGGCCCTGGGCGCCGAGATTTTGCGGCTTTGCCTGCGGCATGGGGGCACGATCAGCGGCGAACACGGGGTCGGCGTCGAAAAGCTCGACGGCATGTGCGCGCAGTTTTCGGCCGCTGAACTCGCGGTCTTTCATGCCCTGAAGTCCGCGTTCGACCCGCATCATTTGCTGAACCCGGGCAAGGCCGTGCCCACGCCGGCACGATGCGTGGAGCCTGGGGGCATGCATGTCCACGGGGGGCGTCTGCCGTTCTCGCGCCTCGAACGGTTTTAG
- the glcE gene encoding glycolate oxidase subunit GlcE → MRDNDSAQALAAAVRAAYDAGTPIEIVGGGTRRALGRQPTGAPLSVAGHVGIVEYDPAEFVVTVRAGTPIAALEEILGQERQALAVDVPRLDATSTIGGALAIGLTGPSRPYSGALRDAVLGVRIVSGTGEILRFGGQVLKNVAGFDVARLMVGAYGTLGLLLDASLRLTRRAEVEEVRDLVLDWPAAHAALRRWEGALPVTGACYVGGTLHVRLAGREERVAAARRIVGGETGKPAFFTDMRDLRGPFFAPSDDLWRLLVPSGAPWEPETLIDWAGTQRLWRLSGDPGPVFQYAARWRGQAMRLMGGDRSQGPWAPIAPATMALMGRIKAAMDPRAILNRGRLYPDW, encoded by the coding sequence ATGAGGGACAATGACAGCGCGCAGGCGCTTGCCGCGGCGGTGCGTGCCGCCTACGACGCCGGTACCCCCATCGAGATCGTCGGCGGCGGGACGCGTCGGGCGTTGGGACGGCAACCGACCGGGGCGCCGCTTTCGGTGGCAGGGCACGTCGGCATTGTGGAGTACGACCCGGCCGAGTTCGTGGTGACGGTTCGCGCCGGCACGCCCATCGCCGCCCTCGAGGAGATTCTGGGGCAAGAGCGGCAGGCCCTGGCGGTCGATGTTCCACGCCTTGACGCGACCTCCACCATCGGCGGGGCGCTCGCGATCGGGCTCACCGGCCCTTCGCGCCCCTATAGCGGGGCATTGCGCGATGCGGTGCTTGGCGTGCGCATCGTGTCGGGGACCGGCGAGATCCTGCGGTTCGGCGGACAGGTCCTGAAGAACGTCGCCGGCTTCGATGTCGCACGGCTCATGGTCGGGGCTTACGGTACGCTCGGGCTGCTCCTGGATGCCAGCCTGCGCCTGACCCGGCGCGCCGAGGTCGAGGAGGTGCGTGACCTCGTCCTCGACTGGCCCGCGGCGCACGCCGCCTTGAGGCGCTGGGAGGGCGCCTTACCGGTGACCGGCGCCTGTTATGTCGGCGGGACATTGCATGTGCGTCTGGCGGGGCGTGAGGAGCGGGTGGCGGCGGCGCGCCGGATCGTCGGTGGGGAGACGGGGAAGCCCGCGTTTTTTACGGATATGCGTGACCTGCGTGGGCCGTTTTTCGCGCCATCGGATGATCTGTGGCGCCTGCTTGTCCCCTCGGGCGCGCCCTGGGAGCCCGAGACCTTGATCGATTGGGCTGGCACGCAGCGCCTCTGGCGGCTTTCGGGAGATCCCGGGCCGGTCTTCCAGTATGCCGCGCGCTGGCGTGGACAGGCCATGCGCCTCATGGGGGGCGATCGCAGCCAAGGTCCGTGGGCGCCGATCGCCCCTGCGACCATGGCGCTCATGGGGCGTATCAAGGCGGCCATGGATCCGCGCGCCATCCTCAATCGCGGGCGACTCTATCCCGATTGGTGA
- the glcF gene encoding glycolate oxidase subunit GlcF → MSNPSDQPISPPPEDRARRAQELLRACVHCGFCNATCPTYTLTGDEREGPRGRLYLMKDLLAGNAGGADLEPLSHCLSCRSCETTCPAGVHYSEILDTVRERTQEQRPRGQRVLDHLSMVALSARRPLAAIMGGARRLRPFAPKALRQRVLPSTRGLEWPAVRHARRVGLLVGCVQPALRPDLDIKAALVLDHLDISAQQVGPSCCGALPYHLHAHDDGRSTARATLTLAEAGDWEGLTSTASGCTAFLKDYPRLFQDTDAAGRAQAFAATVTDIAAWIDPARLPRVPEQQQRRIAWHAPCSLQHALKEAGRVEAILQALGHTLVPVADGALCCGSAGPYSVRHPRLATALGRRKWQALTGADPEMVVTANIGCQQHLARHGDRPVHHWLDLVYDALTNRDRVARD, encoded by the coding sequence ATGAGCAATCCATCGGACCAACCGATCTCCCCGCCGCCCGAGGACCGCGCCCGCCGCGCGCAGGAACTCTTGCGCGCGTGCGTGCACTGCGGTTTTTGCAACGCCACATGCCCAACCTACACCCTGACCGGCGATGAGCGCGAAGGCCCGCGCGGCCGCCTCTACCTCATGAAAGACCTACTGGCGGGCAACGCCGGCGGCGCCGATCTCGAGCCGCTCAGCCATTGCCTCAGCTGCCGCTCCTGCGAGACCACCTGTCCTGCGGGGGTCCATTACAGTGAGATACTCGACACGGTACGCGAGCGCACCCAGGAGCAGCGGCCGAGGGGACAACGCGTCCTGGACCACCTCTCGATGGTGGCGCTCTCTGCGCGCCGGCCGCTGGCGGCGATCATGGGCGGCGCGCGGCGCCTGCGACCATTCGCCCCCAAGGCCTTGAGGCAGCGTGTGTTGCCGAGCACCCGTGGGCTCGAGTGGCCGGCGGTGCGCCACGCCCGCCGCGTCGGATTGCTCGTGGGCTGTGTTCAACCGGCGCTGCGTCCAGACCTCGACATCAAGGCGGCGCTCGTCCTCGATCACCTCGACATCAGTGCGCAGCAGGTGGGGCCAAGCTGCTGCGGCGCGCTCCCCTACCACCTTCACGCCCATGACGACGGCCGGTCGACGGCACGGGCGACGCTGACCCTGGCCGAGGCCGGCGATTGGGAGGGTCTGACTAGCACCGCCAGCGGATGCACGGCGTTTCTGAAAGACTATCCACGACTCTTTCAGGACACGGATGCCGCGGGACGCGCCCAGGCGTTCGCCGCCACCGTGACCGATATCGCCGCGTGGATCGATCCCGCGCGCCTGCCGCGCGTGCCGGAGCAACAGCAACGGCGTATCGCCTGGCATGCCCCGTGCAGCCTGCAGCATGCCCTGAAGGAGGCCGGACGCGTGGAGGCCATCCTGCAGGCGCTGGGCCACACGCTCGTCCCGGTCGCCGACGGCGCGCTGTGCTGCGGTTCAGCGGGACCCTACTCCGTGCGTCATCCGCGTCTGGCCACGGCCCTTGGCCGGCGCAAGTGGCAAGCCTTGACAGGCGCCGATCCGGAGATGGTCGTAACCGCCAACATCGGCTGCCAGCAGCATCTGGCGCGCCACGGCGATCGCCCCGTGCATCACTGGCTGGATCTCGTCTACGATGCACTCACCAATCGGGATAGAGTCGCCCGCGATTGA
- a CDS encoding bifunctional metallophosphatase/5'-nucleotidase: MAEITLVQINDSHAYLYEHPEAFAGAGGTVYRNAGGYARIATLLSRWRRTAPVLFLDCGDTLHGTWPAVATHGALLPPLLNRLGIAAMTGHWEFAYGPKGFQDRARALDYPVLACNVYDERSGASLFSPCEVFEVGNCRVGVIGVASNIVDKTMPASFSEGAFFTLGLEVIGPLAARLRRDDKVDLVVLLSHLGLPQDLKLLGMASGIDVCLSGHTHNRLFAPMRAGGALVIQSGAQGSFLGRLDLSVEGGRIRDYRHELVCVAAGIVPDAAMADAVSEALRPYREERDAVQAEAAGGFDRFAMWESTADNLLLAAIRAKTGVPLAFTNAWRYGAPIPAGPVTRGALRDWVPMNPPVSAVTLTGAELRTLLEQNLERTFAADPFSQMGGYVKRALGLRAYVKLENPSGSRLAALFVGDEPVRDEARYEACFLTEQAIPAGVGENRQALGLGAGDVLCEYAGSRRVLRPEIHGTYTLI; encoded by the coding sequence ATGGCCGAGATTACCCTAGTACAGATCAACGATAGCCATGCCTATCTGTATGAGCATCCCGAGGCGTTTGCCGGCGCCGGCGGCACGGTATACCGGAACGCTGGCGGCTATGCGCGCATCGCCACACTGCTGAGCCGGTGGCGGCGAACGGCGCCGGTCTTGTTTCTCGATTGTGGCGACACCCTGCACGGCACCTGGCCGGCGGTAGCGACCCACGGTGCGCTTTTGCCCCCGCTCTTGAACAGGCTCGGGATCGCCGCCATGACCGGTCACTGGGAGTTCGCCTACGGCCCCAAGGGGTTCCAGGACCGGGCGCGCGCCCTTGACTACCCGGTGCTGGCCTGCAACGTCTACGACGAACGCTCCGGGGCGTCTTTATTTTCCCCCTGCGAGGTCTTCGAGGTCGGCAATTGCCGCGTGGGCGTCATCGGCGTGGCCAGTAATATCGTCGACAAGACCATGCCGGCATCGTTTAGCGAGGGCGCGTTCTTTACTTTGGGCCTGGAGGTCATAGGGCCGCTTGCCGCGCGCCTGAGGCGTGATGACAAGGTCGATCTCGTGGTGTTGTTGTCGCACCTCGGTCTGCCGCAGGATCTCAAGCTGCTGGGCATGGCCTCGGGTATCGATGTGTGCCTGAGCGGGCATACCCATAACCGGTTGTTTGCGCCTATGCGCGCCGGCGGCGCGCTGGTCATCCAGTCGGGGGCGCAAGGCTCGTTTCTCGGGCGCCTGGACCTGAGCGTGGAGGGTGGGAGGATCAGGGACTATCGCCACGAGCTCGTCTGCGTGGCGGCGGGGATCGTCCCGGACGCGGCCATGGCCGATGCCGTGAGCGAGGCGTTGCGTCCCTACCGGGAGGAGCGCGATGCGGTGCAAGCCGAGGCCGCGGGCGGCTTCGATCGTTTTGCCATGTGGGAGTCGACCGCCGACAACCTCCTGCTGGCGGCGATTCGCGCCAAGACCGGCGTCCCGCTCGCGTTCACCAATGCCTGGCGTTACGGTGCACCGATCCCCGCCGGCCCGGTCACCCGTGGCGCCTTGCGGGACTGGGTTCCCATGAACCCGCCGGTCTCCGCAGTCACCCTGACCGGCGCTGAATTGCGCACACTCCTGGAGCAAAACCTGGAGCGCACCTTTGCTGCCGATCCCTTTTCGCAGATGGGCGGCTACGTCAAGCGCGCCCTCGGACTGCGCGCCTATGTGAAGCTCGAAAATCCATCCGGATCGCGGCTTGCGGCGTTGTTTGTGGGCGATGAGCCGGTGCGCGACGAGGCCCGCTATGAGGCCTGTTTCCTGACCGAGCAGGCAATCCCCGCGGGGGTTGGGGAGAATCGCCAGGCCCTGGGTCTTGGGGCCGGCGACGTGCTCTGTGAGTACGCCGGTAGTCGCCGCGTGCTGCGCCCTGAGATCCACGGGACCTATACGCTGATCTAG
- the miaB gene encoding tRNA (N6-isopentenyl adenosine(37)-C2)-methylthiotransferase MiaB, giving the protein MAGAVYIKTYGCQMNEYDSARLADLLRETHGLVRVDDPAHADVLLVNSCSVREKAQEKLFSDLGRLNEWKAMRPGVVIGVGGCVASQEGEEIRRRAPYVDLVFGPQTLHRVPALLADARARKPRVDIAFVEMEKFDNLPEPRADGPRAFVSIMEGCSKYCSFCVVPYTRGQEFSRPFDDVLAEIAALALQGVREVTLLGQNVNAYQGRRRDGRMADLATLIGYIAHIEEIGRIRFTTSHPLEFGDTLLDAFAAEDKLVSHLHLPVQSGSDRILARMKRGYTVAEYRDKIERLRCVRPDISLSTDIIVGFPGETDEDFAATMALIEEMRFDLSYSFAYSPRPGTPAAAFADDVPASVKAERLARVQSRNLEHAAAISRAMIGRIETILIDRHAPRGRGDLSGRTANNRVVNFPGDGQDLVGRFATVEILEVRPNSLRGRLVGVETDVPSTISKQREAAIP; this is encoded by the coding sequence ATGGCGGGCGCTGTCTATATCAAGACCTACGGCTGTCAGATGAACGAGTACGACTCGGCCCGGCTTGCGGACCTTTTGCGGGAGACCCACGGGCTGGTGCGTGTGGACGACCCGGCGCACGCCGATGTCCTGCTCGTAAACAGCTGCTCGGTGCGCGAGAAGGCCCAGGAAAAGCTGTTCTCCGACCTCGGCCGCCTGAACGAATGGAAGGCCATGCGTCCGGGGGTCGTAATCGGCGTCGGAGGGTGTGTGGCAAGCCAAGAGGGCGAGGAGATTCGCCGGCGCGCGCCCTATGTCGATCTCGTATTCGGGCCCCAGACACTCCATCGCGTGCCGGCGCTGCTCGCCGACGCGCGCGCCAGGAAACCGCGTGTCGACATTGCGTTCGTGGAGATGGAGAAGTTCGACAATCTCCCGGAGCCGCGCGCCGACGGGCCGCGGGCATTTGTATCGATCATGGAGGGGTGCAGCAAGTACTGCAGTTTTTGCGTGGTGCCCTACACCCGCGGCCAGGAGTTCAGTCGCCCGTTCGACGATGTCTTGGCAGAGATTGCCGCGCTTGCCCTGCAAGGGGTGCGCGAGGTCACGCTGCTCGGCCAGAATGTGAATGCCTACCAGGGCCGTCGCCGCGACGGACGCATGGCCGATCTCGCGACTCTCATAGGGTATATCGCGCACATCGAGGAGATCGGGCGCATCCGCTTCACGACCTCCCACCCGCTGGAGTTCGGGGACACCTTGCTCGATGCCTTTGCCGCCGAGGATAAGCTCGTAAGCCATCTCCATCTGCCGGTGCAAAGTGGGTCGGACAGGATTCTCGCGCGCATGAAGCGCGGATATACGGTGGCCGAATATCGCGACAAGATCGAAAGGCTACGGTGCGTGCGGCCCGACATCAGTCTCTCGACCGATATCATCGTCGGTTTCCCGGGGGAGACTGATGAGGATTTCGCGGCGACCATGGCGCTGATCGAGGAGATGCGCTTTGATTTGTCCTACAGTTTTGCCTACAGCCCGCGGCCGGGCACGCCGGCTGCGGCGTTTGCAGACGATGTACCGGCGTCGGTGAAGGCCGAGCGCCTGGCGCGCGTACAGTCGCGAAATCTCGAGCACGCTGCCGCCATCAGCCGCGCCATGATCGGACGCATCGAGACGATCCTGATCGACCGCCACGCCCCGCGCGGGCGTGGCGATCTCTCGGGACGGACCGCGAACAATCGCGTCGTGAATTTTCCGGGCGATGGCCAGGATCTGGTCGGCCGTTTCGCCACGGTTGAAATTCTGGAGGTCCGACCCAATTCCTTACGCGGCCGCCTCGTGGGGGTCGAAACCGACGTTCCATCGACGATATCGAAGCAAAGGGAGGCCGCTATTCCTTGA
- a CDS encoding PhoH family protein, with translation MSTKPQAIQFSVQPPDSERLSRLCGQLDEHLRQIEGSLGVEIANRGNQFRITGHHDQARHAQRLITALYAVTGQSQAITPSGVNMALKEVSRTRDDRDPPTELRMPKQRVYGRTDAQRDYIRKILTHDVTFGVGPAGTGKTFLAVACAVDALETGRAQRVVLVRPAVEAGERLGFLPGDLEQKVDPYLRPLYDALHDMLGPERVAKLVEKGVIEIAPLAFMRGRTLNESFIILDEAQNTTAEQMKMFLTRLGFGATAVVTGDVTQIDLPRPEMSGLRQALHILKDVEGIAFTHFASADVVRHPLVQRIVEAYEAREPRVQGVS, from the coding sequence TTGAGCACCAAGCCCCAGGCGATACAGTTTTCCGTCCAACCTCCCGACAGCGAACGGCTGTCGCGTCTTTGTGGTCAACTCGACGAGCATCTCCGCCAGATCGAGGGCAGTCTCGGGGTGGAGATCGCGAACCGCGGCAATCAATTCCGCATCACCGGTCATCATGATCAAGCCCGCCACGCCCAACGCCTGATCACCGCCCTCTATGCGGTCACAGGTCAATCCCAGGCCATCACACCATCGGGGGTCAATATGGCGCTGAAAGAGGTATCGAGGACACGCGACGATCGCGATCCGCCCACCGAGTTGCGCATGCCCAAGCAGCGCGTCTACGGGCGCACCGACGCGCAGCGCGACTACATTCGCAAGATCCTGACCCACGATGTGACCTTTGGGGTGGGGCCCGCCGGTACCGGCAAGACCTTCCTGGCGGTCGCCTGCGCCGTGGATGCCCTGGAAACAGGGCGGGCGCAGCGCGTGGTCCTGGTCCGCCCGGCGGTGGAGGCCGGTGAGCGTCTGGGCTTCCTGCCAGGCGATCTCGAACAGAAGGTGGATCCGTACCTGCGACCGCTCTACGATGCGCTGCACGACATGCTCGGCCCCGAGCGCGTCGCCAAGCTGGTCGAAAAGGGTGTGATCGAGATCGCACCCCTTGCATTCATGCGAGGACGGACATTGAATGAGTCGTTCATCATCCTAGACGAGGCGCAAAACACCACCGCCGAGCAGATGAAGATGTTTCTGACGCGCCTAGGTTTCGGGGCCACTGCGGTGGTTACGGGTGATGTCACGCAGATCGATCTTCCGCGTCCGGAGATGTCTGGTTTGCGCCAGGCCTTGCATATCCTGAAGGATGTGGAAGGTATAGCGTTCACGCATTTCGCCAGCGCCGATGTCGTGCGCCACCCGTTGGTCCAGCGCATCGTCGAGGCCTATGAGGCGCGCGAGCCGCGTGTACAGGGCGTGTCCTAG
- the ybeY gene encoding rRNA maturation RNase YbeY — MRRVYIDLAVDCDDCAVPSRPALVRWCKAALAEAEGSMRLGLRVVAESEAAELNGRFRGRPGPTNVLSFPYHDAPLGKTRFLGDIVICAPLVKAEASRAGYPENAHWAHLVIHGILHLQGLDHETDQDARVMEARETRILTGLGFRDPYR; from the coding sequence GTGCGCCGTGTGTATATCGATCTGGCGGTGGACTGCGATGATTGTGCCGTTCCATCCCGTCCGGCACTGGTCCGCTGGTGCAAGGCGGCGCTCGCGGAGGCCGAGGGCAGCATGCGTCTAGGGCTGCGGGTGGTCGCCGAATCGGAGGCGGCGGAGCTGAACGGGCGCTTTCGGGGACGGCCCGGGCCGACCAATGTGCTGTCCTTCCCGTATCATGACGCGCCGCTTGGCAAGACCCGCTTTCTGGGTGATATCGTCATTTGCGCCCCGCTCGTGAAGGCCGAGGCATCGCGCGCCGGATACCCGGAAAACGCCCATTGGGCGCATCTCGTCATTCACGGTATACTGCACCTACAAGGGCTCGACCATGAGACAGATCAGGACGCACGGGTAATGGAAGCGCGGGAAACACGCATATTGACGGGTTTGGGGTTTAGGGACCCTTATCGTTGA